One part of the Deltaproteobacteria bacterium genome encodes these proteins:
- a CDS encoding dihydroorotate dehydrogenase 2 yields MSALYSLADRVLLRPLGPDRGHQLALLGLRLGLFPAPRVADAFQWRGITFPNRVGVAAGFDKNAVAVAGLARIGAGFAEIGTILTQPWAGNPLRPRLARLEAEQGVWNRLGFPSDGLARVAARLARAKHGEMVVACNIAPHPLTVRGASEPGFAARARAELSELVTALDRHAQLFVINLSSPNTSGLRGVLYGDGFAQELVAPTRARLAALAREHGREPTPLLVKLPPETPERAAWSPDTLAALVKPLARPDVCDGFVAVNTSIGLALAKSPHARPDAPGGVSGAPLRDHALAGMRALRELAHPEQLRIGVGGVMSGADALALSAAGAQLVEIYSGMIYRGPGLVGECATALRDARPPG; encoded by the coding sequence GTGAGCGCGCTCTACTCGCTCGCGGACCGCGTGTTGTTACGGCCGCTCGGGCCCGACCGCGGCCACCAACTCGCGCTGCTCGGGCTGCGCCTGGGCTTGTTCCCCGCGCCGCGCGTCGCGGACGCGTTTCAGTGGCGCGGCATCACCTTCCCGAATCGCGTGGGGGTCGCCGCCGGCTTCGACAAGAACGCGGTCGCCGTCGCCGGCCTCGCGCGCATCGGCGCGGGCTTCGCCGAGATCGGCACGATCCTCACGCAGCCTTGGGCCGGCAATCCGCTGCGCCCGCGCCTGGCGCGCCTCGAAGCGGAGCAGGGCGTGTGGAACCGGCTCGGCTTCCCGAGCGACGGCCTCGCGCGCGTCGCCGCGCGCCTCGCGCGCGCGAAGCACGGCGAGATGGTCGTCGCGTGCAACATCGCGCCGCATCCGCTCACCGTGCGCGGCGCGAGCGAGCCCGGCTTCGCGGCGAGAGCGCGCGCAGAGCTGAGCGAGCTCGTGACGGCGCTCGATCGCCACGCGCAGCTGTTCGTGATCAACCTCTCGTCGCCGAACACGAGCGGCCTACGCGGCGTGCTCTACGGCGACGGCTTCGCGCAAGAGCTCGTCGCGCCGACGCGCGCGCGCCTCGCTGCGCTCGCGCGCGAGCACGGGCGCGAGCCGACCCCGCTGCTCGTGAAGCTCCCGCCCGAGACGCCCGAGCGCGCCGCGTGGAGCCCCGACACGCTCGCCGCGCTCGTGAAGCCCCTCGCACGGCCCGACGTGTGCGACGGCTTCGTCGCGGTCAACACCAGCATCGGTCTCGCGCTCGCGAAGTCCCCGCACGCAAGGCCCGACGCGCCCGGCGGCGTGTCGGGCGCGCCGCTGCGCGACCACGCCCTCGCCGGGATGCGCGCACTCCGCGAGCTCGCGCATCCCGAGCAGCTGCGCATCGGCGTCGGCGGCGTGATGAGCGGCGCCGACGCGCTCGCGCTCAGCGCCGCGGGCGCGCAGCTCGTCGAGATCTACTCGGGGATGATCTACCGCGGCCCGGGCCTCGTCGGCGAGTGCGCTACCGCGCTACGCGACGCGAGGCCGCCTGGCTAG
- a CDS encoding beta-propeller fold lactonase family protein — MPLLRLLAVSFSVLAPTLALAGGASVHEPPGFQTFASPQVNPIAVSPSGHEIYVANTSSNTLSVLTASPLRQVRQVDVGLEPVAVAVKPDGSEVWVANHVSDSISVIDVAAGSASFREVVETIQVLDGALATQFDEPAGIAFAGNGKAYVALSSRDQIAVIDTTSYQVTGFIAVRGSDPRAIAVRNGLLYVAAFEANNQSEVSACATPFGSPIVGGQCTLGLQQLQTFVTQPNIPGATKNIVIDPQVPDRDLFVYDTATDQEIATVSGIGTLLYGLAVDANGRAFLTQTDARNAVNGNHGEVLITLQNRMFDNELAAVTCTSGGCGSVTTRNLEASGTTHANSLATPYGIALSADGSTLLMTAAGASRIASFSTNLTGAALDTLDVGAIPRGVALYSPSGATGTAYVLNSLDNSVWQVALGANGALTHVASVTVGRDPTPAAVRRGAIAFNNAFASTTGNFSCGSCHPDANVDQLLWRIGGDCSAIGCAPGDEPRTTMPIRGLANTVPLHWDGTLGDPFGGGNGSVGLNGAGGTDCALGDADGEHDCFLDLVNGSLSGVMCDQANACPPGGNELSAQERDDLARFIAAVAYPPARMRRVDDDPSRLADPVPATQGGVATSAVKGFAEFFANQDGAGQPRSCGDNDGGCHALPLGTATNSATLDGFDAPTMRGMTDRTLQFSLGVTNA, encoded by the coding sequence ATGCCGCTGCTGCGTCTGCTCGCGGTCTCGTTTTCCGTTCTCGCGCCGACGCTCGCGCTCGCGGGCGGAGCCTCGGTGCACGAGCCGCCCGGCTTCCAGACCTTCGCGAGCCCGCAGGTGAACCCCATCGCGGTCTCGCCGAGCGGCCACGAGATCTACGTCGCCAACACCTCGAGCAATACGCTCAGCGTGCTCACCGCGTCGCCGCTGCGGCAGGTGCGCCAGGTCGACGTGGGCCTCGAGCCGGTCGCCGTCGCGGTCAAGCCGGACGGCAGCGAGGTGTGGGTCGCGAATCACGTGAGCGACTCGATCAGCGTGATCGACGTGGCGGCCGGCAGCGCGAGCTTCCGCGAGGTCGTCGAGACGATTCAGGTGCTCGACGGCGCACTCGCGACGCAGTTCGACGAACCGGCGGGCATCGCGTTCGCCGGCAACGGCAAAGCCTACGTCGCACTCTCTTCGCGCGATCAGATCGCCGTGATCGACACGACGAGTTATCAGGTCACCGGCTTCATCGCGGTGCGCGGCTCCGATCCGCGCGCGATCGCGGTGCGAAACGGCCTGCTCTACGTCGCCGCGTTCGAGGCCAACAACCAGAGTGAGGTCTCCGCCTGCGCGACGCCGTTCGGCAGCCCCATCGTCGGTGGGCAGTGCACGCTCGGCTTGCAGCAGCTTCAGACCTTCGTGACGCAGCCGAACATCCCCGGCGCGACGAAGAACATCGTGATCGACCCGCAGGTCCCCGATCGCGACCTGTTCGTGTACGACACCGCGACCGACCAGGAGATCGCCACGGTGTCCGGCATCGGCACCCTGCTCTACGGCCTCGCGGTCGACGCGAACGGACGCGCGTTCCTGACGCAGACCGACGCGCGCAATGCGGTCAACGGCAATCACGGCGAAGTGCTCATCACGCTGCAGAACCGCATGTTCGACAACGAGCTCGCGGCGGTGACCTGCACCAGCGGCGGCTGCGGCAGCGTGACGACGCGGAACCTCGAAGCGAGCGGGACGACGCACGCGAACTCGCTTGCAACGCCCTACGGCATCGCGCTCTCGGCCGACGGCTCGACGCTGCTGATGACCGCCGCGGGCGCGAGCCGCATCGCGAGCTTCAGCACGAACCTCACCGGCGCCGCGCTCGACACGCTCGACGTCGGCGCGATCCCGCGCGGCGTCGCGCTCTACTCGCCGAGCGGCGCCACCGGAACAGCCTACGTGCTGAACTCGCTCGACAACTCGGTCTGGCAGGTGGCGCTCGGCGCGAACGGCGCGCTCACCCACGTCGCGAGCGTGACGGTGGGCCGCGACCCGACGCCGGCGGCGGTGCGGCGCGGCGCGATCGCCTTCAACAACGCCTTCGCCTCGACGACCGGCAACTTCTCGTGCGGAAGCTGCCACCCCGACGCGAACGTCGATCAGCTGCTCTGGCGCATCGGCGGCGACTGCAGCGCGATCGGCTGCGCCCCCGGCGACGAGCCGCGCACGACGATGCCGATCCGCGGCCTCGCGAACACCGTGCCGCTGCACTGGGACGGCACGCTCGGCGACCCGTTCGGCGGCGGCAACGGTTCGGTCGGCCTGAACGGCGCCGGCGGCACGGACTGCGCGCTCGGCGATGCGGACGGCGAGCACGACTGCTTCCTCGACCTCGTGAACGGCAGCCTCTCCGGCGTGATGTGCGATCAGGCGAACGCGTGCCCGCCGGGCGGCAACGAGCTCAGCGCGCAGGAGCGCGACGACCTCGCGCGCTTCATCGCGGCGGTCGCATACCCGCCGGCGCGCATGCGCCGCGTCGACGACGATCCGTCGCGCCTCGCGGACCCGGTACCCGCGACACAGGGCGGTGTCGCCACCTCCGCGGTGAAGGGCTTCGCCGAGTTCTTCGCGAACCAAGACGGCGCGGGCCAGCCGCGCTCGTGCGGCGATAACGACGGCGGCTGCCACGCGCTGCCGCTCGGCACGGCGACGAACTCCGCAACGCTCGACGGCTTCGATGCGCCGACGATGCGCGGAATGACGGATCGCACGCTGCAGTTCTCGCTCGGCGTCACCAACGCGTAA
- a CDS encoding enoyl-CoA hydratase/isomerase family protein, which translates to MPSPLVTDSSAGVRLITLNRAEKKNAFDDAQWDGFADALRAANADEDVAVAVVTGAGGDFSAGVDLSSFAGGAKPRTGPFASGYDNTMDALVAFEKPLLAAARGVCVGFGATFLFHCDCVYLGESARLRLPFVRLGLVPEGASSYLLQALIGPRRAGELMYTAEWIPAARALEVGIATSLHADDAVLGVALAKAREMAQFPVSALRESKRTLKAALAPGIAVALEAERAGMKAQAGSAENVEAVRAFMEKREPDYRAARARARAGKPS; encoded by the coding sequence ATGCCGTCACCGCTCGTCACCGATTCCTCTGCGGGCGTTCGCCTGATCACGCTGAATCGCGCGGAGAAGAAGAACGCCTTCGACGACGCGCAGTGGGACGGGTTTGCGGATGCGCTGCGCGCGGCGAACGCGGACGAGGACGTCGCGGTCGCAGTCGTTACGGGCGCGGGCGGGGACTTCTCGGCGGGCGTGGACCTGAGCTCGTTCGCGGGCGGTGCGAAGCCGCGCACGGGGCCGTTCGCGAGCGGGTACGACAACACGATGGATGCGCTGGTCGCGTTCGAGAAGCCGCTGCTCGCGGCGGCGCGCGGCGTCTGCGTGGGGTTCGGCGCGACGTTCCTCTTCCACTGCGACTGCGTGTACCTCGGCGAGAGCGCGCGGCTGCGGCTTCCGTTCGTGCGGCTCGGCCTCGTGCCGGAAGGCGCGAGCTCGTACCTGTTGCAGGCGCTGATCGGCCCGCGCCGCGCGGGGGAGCTGATGTACACGGCGGAGTGGATTCCCGCGGCGCGCGCGCTGGAGGTGGGCATCGCGACTTCGCTGCACGCGGACGACGCGGTGCTCGGCGTTGCGCTCGCGAAGGCGCGCGAGATGGCGCAGTTCCCGGTGTCGGCGCTGCGCGAGTCGAAGCGCACGCTGAAGGCCGCGCTCGCGCCGGGCATCGCGGTCGCGCTCGAAGCGGAGCGCGCGGGCATGAAGGCGCAGGCGGGCTCGGCGGAGAACGTCGAGGCCGTGCGCGCATTCATGGAGAAGCGCGAGCCCGACTACCGGGCGGCGCGCGCGCGGGCGCGTGCGGGGAAGCCCTCGTGA
- a CDS encoding SDR family oxidoreductase — translation MSKPVAFVTGASRGIGKATALALADKGFDVVISARTVTGAEQHDYSPLAGKPLVRAMPGSLDETAELLRARGARAHAVPMDLLDRESTRAAARAALAAFGRIDVLVNNAIYQGPGVMDPVLSLDLEHVSRVFLGNVTHQLLVVQELLPQMLARKSGAIVNLVSAAGMSDPPPGSGAWGFAYGASKAAFIRLAGALASEHARSGLSFFNLEPGLVLTESMREQGLTEDLLRAVPGGGAPPLVPAAVIAWLVTSPDAAKWHGKTIHAQPAAKDLRLVPGWPAA, via the coding sequence GTGAGCAAGCCGGTCGCGTTCGTCACGGGCGCATCGCGCGGAATCGGGAAAGCCACGGCGCTCGCGCTCGCGGACAAGGGCTTCGACGTCGTGATCTCTGCGCGCACCGTCACGGGCGCGGAGCAGCACGACTACTCGCCGCTCGCCGGGAAGCCGCTGGTGCGCGCGATGCCGGGCAGTCTCGACGAGACGGCGGAGCTGCTGCGCGCGCGCGGCGCGCGGGCGCACGCGGTGCCGATGGACCTGCTCGATCGCGAGAGCACGCGCGCTGCGGCGCGCGCCGCGCTCGCGGCGTTCGGGCGCATCGACGTGCTGGTGAACAACGCGATCTATCAGGGCCCCGGCGTCATGGACCCCGTGCTCTCCCTCGATCTCGAGCACGTCTCGCGCGTGTTCCTCGGCAACGTCACGCATCAGCTGCTCGTGGTGCAGGAGCTGCTGCCGCAGATGCTCGCGCGCAAGAGCGGGGCGATCGTGAATCTCGTGAGCGCTGCGGGCATGAGCGATCCGCCCCCGGGCTCGGGCGCGTGGGGCTTCGCGTACGGCGCGTCGAAAGCCGCGTTCATCCGACTGGCGGGCGCGCTCGCGTCGGAGCACGCGCGCTCGGGCTTGTCGTTCTTCAACCTCGAGCCTGGCCTCGTGCTCACCGAATCGATGCGCGAGCAAGGGCTCACGGAGGACTTGTTACGGGCCGTTCCGGGTGGCGGTGCCCCTCCGCTCGTTCCCGCCGCGGTGATCGCGTGGCTCGTGACCAGCCCGGATGCCGCGAAGTGGCACGGCAAGACGATTCACGCGCAGCCCGCGGCGAAGGATCTGCGCCTCGTGCCGGGCTGGCCAGCGGCGTGA
- a CDS encoding antibiotic biosynthesis monooxygenase: MIVIHAALLIDAANVAAADAAMREMMVESRKEKGCHAYTFARDLSEPGRYWILEEWESDAILASHFATPHMAKFQAAMGGFGVKEMKADKFVVSSKGPLR; encoded by the coding sequence GTGATCGTGATTCATGCGGCGCTGCTGATCGATGCGGCGAACGTGGCCGCGGCGGACGCGGCGATGCGGGAGATGATGGTGGAGTCGCGCAAGGAGAAAGGTTGTCACGCCTACACGTTTGCGCGGGATCTCTCGGAGCCGGGGCGGTACTGGATTCTCGAGGAGTGGGAGAGTGACGCGATCCTGGCGTCGCACTTCGCGACGCCGCACATGGCGAAGTTCCAGGCGGCGATGGGTGGGTTCGGGGTGAAGGAGATGAAGGCCGACAAGTTCGTGGTGTCGTCGAAGGGGCCCCTTCGGTAG
- the lnt gene encoding apolipoprotein N-acyltransferase: MKPHARALLALASAVLTVLAFPPFGAWPLALAMLAPLAAALWSARPLGAFTLTYAYSLAMALAIVRWLVHALAVEYATPPATAWLVTAGLVAAYALVPAFAMAAFAALRPRLAPALAPLAFAALYAFSEWFRAAPLGLPWLLASHALAPAPGLLQSAEWIGAGGASFVAIAISAGIGFAWAQRSARPLWAPLLLGLAAACAVGIGAARLREGEPLRVGVVQASTPQRERWQAGAALVHAEDYAALTRELLASAGPLDVAVWPETAIDAVLERDARLLAAVRRQVEASGVPVITGAQRLARGGVTNSALLVVPRAGVIESYAKQRLVPFAEAEPAWGAPLRALFASVANATPYQAGREATVFRRLGVPFAAPICFEVTDAGLMRGFSASGAQFFFNLSNDAWFGRSGYAEMHLAHAVVRAIELRTPIARAANTGISALIDARGRVVASLALEERGAIHAELHANAEPSTYARFGDAPALALMAAGLAAAFVRRRP; this comes from the coding sequence GTGAAACCGCACGCGCGGGCGCTGCTCGCGCTCGCGAGCGCCGTGCTGACCGTGCTCGCGTTCCCTCCGTTCGGTGCGTGGCCGCTCGCGCTCGCGATGCTCGCGCCGCTCGCCGCGGCGCTCTGGAGCGCGCGCCCGCTCGGCGCCTTCACGCTCACGTACGCGTACTCGCTCGCGATGGCGCTCGCGATCGTGCGCTGGCTCGTGCACGCGCTGGCGGTCGAGTACGCGACGCCGCCCGCGACCGCGTGGCTCGTCACGGCCGGCCTCGTCGCTGCCTACGCGCTCGTGCCCGCCTTCGCGATGGCCGCGTTCGCCGCGCTGCGGCCGCGCCTCGCGCCCGCTCTGGCGCCGCTCGCGTTCGCGGCGCTGTACGCGTTCTCGGAGTGGTTCCGTGCGGCGCCGCTCGGCCTGCCGTGGCTGCTCGCGTCGCATGCACTCGCGCCTGCGCCTGGGCTGCTGCAGAGCGCGGAGTGGATCGGAGCGGGCGGGGCGAGCTTCGTCGCGATCGCGATCTCCGCCGGGATCGGTTTCGCGTGGGCGCAGCGCAGCGCGCGTCCCCTGTGGGCACCCCTCTTGTTAGGCCTCGCCGCGGCGTGCGCCGTTGGGATCGGCGCCGCGCGCCTCCGCGAGGGCGAGCCGCTGCGGGTCGGCGTCGTGCAGGCGTCGACGCCGCAGCGCGAGCGCTGGCAAGCGGGCGCGGCGCTCGTCCATGCGGAGGACTACGCAGCGCTCACGCGCGAGCTGCTCGCGAGCGCGGGCCCACTCGACGTGGCGGTGTGGCCCGAGACCGCGATCGACGCGGTGCTCGAGCGCGACGCGCGCCTGCTCGCGGCCGTGCGCCGTCAGGTCGAAGCGAGCGGTGTGCCGGTGATTACGGGCGCGCAGCGTCTCGCGCGCGGCGGAGTCACGAACTCGGCGCTGCTGGTGGTGCCGCGCGCGGGCGTGATCGAGAGCTACGCGAAGCAGCGGCTCGTGCCGTTCGCCGAGGCCGAGCCCGCGTGGGGCGCGCCGCTGCGAGCGCTCTTCGCGAGCGTCGCGAACGCGACGCCGTATCAGGCGGGCCGCGAAGCGACGGTGTTTCGGCGCCTCGGCGTTCCGTTCGCTGCGCCGATCTGCTTCGAGGTCACGGATGCAGGCCTCATGCGCGGCTTCTCCGCGAGCGGCGCGCAGTTCTTCTTCAATCTCTCCAACGACGCGTGGTTCGGCCGCAGCGGCTACGCGGAGATGCACCTCGCGCACGCCGTCGTGCGCGCGATCGAGCTGCGCACGCCGATCGCTCGCGCGGCGAACACGGGGATCTCCGCGCTGATCGACGCGCGTGGCCGCGTGGTGGCGTCGCTCGCGCTGGAAGAACGCGGCGCGATTCACGCGGAGCTGCACGCGAACGCCGAGCCGAGCACCTATGCGCGCTTTGGCGATGCGCCCGCGCTCGCGCTGATGGCCGCAGGGCTCGCCGCCGCGTTCGTGCGGCGGCGGCCCTGA
- the argF gene encoding ornithine carbamoyltransferase yields MPISLKGRSLLTLRDFSADEIALMVDTAADLKAARRAGIFPKRLANKNVALIFLKPSARTRASFAVAAADEGANLEVLPPADIRFGEKESVKDIARVLGRLFDGIVFRGFQHALVRELSLHAGIPVWNALCDTYHPTQVLADLLTLRENVGHIRGTKLCYVGDGRNNVVTSLMVGAAKMGVDLRVLAPRALHPNPELVKQLFAEASVGAEITITEDPHEALSECDAVYNDVWVSMGEEHLVAERAALLREFRVTRKLMSLTGRADTIYLHCLPALHDDSTEFGRAHPELREVDDDVFEHPRSRVFDQAENRMHTAKAVMVLTL; encoded by the coding sequence ATGCCCATCTCGCTCAAAGGCAGGAGCCTCCTCACGCTGCGCGACTTCAGCGCCGACGAGATCGCGCTGATGGTCGACACCGCCGCCGATCTGAAGGCCGCGCGCCGCGCGGGCATCTTCCCGAAGCGCCTCGCGAACAAGAACGTCGCGCTGATCTTCCTGAAGCCCTCGGCGCGCACGCGCGCCTCGTTCGCCGTCGCCGCGGCCGATGAGGGCGCGAACCTCGAGGTGCTGCCGCCCGCCGACATCCGCTTCGGCGAGAAGGAGTCGGTGAAGGACATCGCGCGCGTCCTCGGCCGCCTGTTCGACGGCATCGTTTTCCGCGGCTTCCAGCACGCGCTCGTGCGGGAGCTCTCGCTTCACGCAGGCATCCCGGTGTGGAACGCGCTGTGCGACACGTACCACCCGACGCAGGTGCTCGCGGACCTGCTCACGTTGCGCGAGAACGTGGGGCACATCCGCGGCACGAAGCTCTGCTACGTGGGCGATGGCCGTAACAACGTCGTGACTTCGCTGATGGTCGGCGCCGCGAAGATGGGCGTCGATCTGCGCGTGCTCGCGCCGCGCGCGCTCCACCCGAACCCCGAGCTCGTGAAGCAGCTGTTCGCGGAGGCATCGGTGGGCGCGGAGATCACGATCACGGAGGATCCGCACGAAGCGCTGAGCGAGTGCGACGCCGTCTACAACGACGTGTGGGTCTCGATGGGCGAGGAACATCTCGTCGCCGAGCGCGCCGCGCTGCTGCGCGAGTTCCGCGTGACGCGCAAGCTGATGTCGCTCACCGGCCGCGCCGACACGATCTACCTGCACTGCCTGCCCGCGCTGCACGACGACTCCACCGAGTTCGGCCGCGCGCACCCCGAGCTGCGCGAGGTCGACGACGACGTGTTCGAGCACCCGCGCAGCCGCGTGTTCGATCAGGCGGAGAATCGGATGCATACCGCGAAGGCTGTGATGGTGCTGACCTTGTAG